The following are encoded in a window of Sutcliffiella horikoshii genomic DNA:
- a CDS encoding cold-shock protein: MLQGTVKWFNAEKGFGFIERQDGDDVFVHFSAIQGEGFKSLEEGQSVTFEIVQGNRGDQAANVNKA, from the coding sequence ATGTTACAAGGTACAGTAAAATGGTTTAACGCAGAAAAAGGTTTCGGATTCATCGAGCGCCAAGACGGAGACGACGTATTCGTTCACTTCTCAGCGATCCAAGGCGAAGGTTTCAAATCTTTAGAAGAAGGTCAATCTGTTACATTTGAAATCGTTCAAGGTAACCGTGGCGACCAAGCTGCTAACGTTAACAAAGCATAA